In a single window of the bacterium genome:
- the ftsH gene encoding ATP-dependent zinc metalloprotease FtsH has protein sequence VGPPGSGKTLLAKAIAGEAGVPFFSISGSEFVEMFVGVGASRVRDLFNQAKKSAPCLVFIDEIDAVGRQRGAGLGGGHDEREQTLNQLLVEMDGFAPNSGIIVIAATNRPDILDSALLRPGRFDRRLVVDNPDTKGRRAILDVHARGKPIGDDANLDVLARRTPGFSGADLANMANEAALLAARRGKQRIGMSEFDEAIERVIAGPQRKSRILSPKEREMTAYHEGGHALLGKLLPQANPPHKVTILPRGMALGYVIAMPAEEKYSVTRSEILAHITAMLGGRVAEEIVFGEITTGAANDFENATDLARRMVTEFGMSDKLGPLTLGTKHGPVFLGRDLFESQNYSDEIAYEIDKEVRRIIDECYSRARAVLTEHKETLDRIAKALLERESLQSDELDTLIAGQPLLPEIALAPSTPSLVSQDVTSASCPEKPVPPTLKPDLQG, from the coding sequence GTTGGGCCGCCGGGCAGCGGGAAGACGCTGCTCGCCAAGGCGATCGCCGGGGAAGCGGGGGTGCCGTTCTTCTCGATCTCGGGCAGCGAGTTCGTGGAGATGTTCGTAGGTGTGGGGGCGAGCCGGGTGCGCGATCTGTTCAATCAGGCGAAGAAGTCGGCGCCGTGCCTGGTGTTCATCGACGAGATCGACGCGGTGGGGCGGCAGCGAGGGGCCGGGTTGGGCGGCGGGCACGACGAGCGGGAGCAGACCCTGAACCAGCTGCTAGTCGAGATGGATGGGTTCGCTCCCAACTCGGGGATCATTGTCATCGCGGCGACCAACCGGCCCGACATCCTCGATTCAGCGCTGCTGCGGCCGGGCCGGTTCGACCGCCGGCTCGTGGTTGACAACCCGGACACCAAGGGGCGGCGGGCGATCCTCGACGTGCACGCGCGCGGCAAGCCGATCGGCGACGACGCGAATCTGGACGTGCTGGCGCGGCGGACGCCGGGATTCAGCGGGGCCGATCTGGCGAACATGGCGAACGAGGCGGCGCTGCTCGCGGCGCGGCGTGGGAAGCAGCGGATCGGCATGTCGGAGTTCGACGAGGCGATCGAGCGGGTGATCGCCGGGCCGCAGCGGAAGAGCCGGATCCTGTCGCCGAAGGAACGGGAGATGACGGCGTACCACGAAGGCGGGCACGCGCTGTTGGGGAAGTTGCTGCCGCAGGCGAACCCGCCGCATAAGGTGACGATCCTGCCGCGGGGGATGGCCTTGGGCTACGTGATCGCGATGCCGGCGGAGGAGAAGTATTCGGTGACCCGGAGCGAGATCCTGGCCCACATCACGGCGATGTTAGGGGGCCGGGTAGCCGAGGAGATCGTGTTCGGCGAGATCACGACCGGCGCGGCCAATGATTTTGAGAACGCGACCGACCTGGCGCGGAGGATGGTGACCGAGTTCGGGATGTCAGACAAGCTGGGTCCCTTGACGCTCGGCACGAAGCACGGGCCGGTATTCCTCGGCCGGGATCTCTTCGAGAGCCAGAACTACTCGGACGAGATCGCGTATGAGATCGACAAAGAAGTGCGCCGGATCATCGACGAGTGCTACAGTCGGGCCCGGGCAGTCCTGACCGAGCATAAGGAGACGCTCGATCGGATCGCCAAGGCGCTGCTGGAGCGGGAGTCACTCCAGAGCGACGAGCTGGACACGCTGATTGCCGGCCAGCCCCTGCTCCCCGAAATTGCGTTGGCCCCGTCGACCCCGTCGCTGGTGTCTCAAGACGTAACCTCGGCCTCGTGTCCTGAGAAGCCGGTTCCGCCGACTCTCAAACCCGACCTTCAAGGCTAG